In a single window of the Acidaminococcales bacterium genome:
- a CDS encoding ECF transporter S component codes for MDRNHSAVAGLCADAMLIALTLAGTMFINIRLPVSVNGGLIHMGNVPLVIAAIVFGARSGAIAGAVGMGLFDVLGGWAAWAPGTVVIRGLMGFTIGKIAARRGGGNFALNLLAVTLGGALMVAGYYLYEALLYGNWATPVTSVPGNLAQLIPAYALGIPLAMLLNRTPLSALFRG; via the coding sequence TTGGACAGGAATCACTCAGCCGTTGCCGGGCTTTGCGCCGACGCGATGCTCATCGCGCTGACTCTCGCGGGGACAATGTTCATAAATATACGTCTGCCTGTTTCCGTTAACGGCGGACTGATTCATATGGGCAATGTACCGCTCGTAATCGCGGCGATAGTGTTCGGCGCTCGCAGCGGGGCGATTGCCGGCGCGGTGGGAATGGGCCTGTTCGACGTACTGGGCGGTTGGGCGGCTTGGGCGCCCGGAACTGTTGTAATTCGCGGACTTATGGGCTTTACAATCGGCAAAATTGCGGCACGGCGCGGCGGCGGGAACTTCGCGCTTAACTTGCTCGCCGTTACGCTGGGCGGCGCGCTGATGGTCGCGGGGTACTACCTCTACGAAGCGTTGCTGTACGGCAATTGGGCGACTCCGGTTACCTCGGTGCCGGGAAACTTGGCGCAGTTGATTCCGGCCTATGCGCTTGGAATCCCGCTGGCTATGTTGCTGAACAGGACGCCGTTGTCCGCGCTCTTTCGCGGATAG